A window of Amycolatopsis australiensis contains these coding sequences:
- a CDS encoding NUDIX hydrolase — translation MPGSDELVARYDQAGSVVGTATRARVRAEGLWHAAGVVLVRSGDGKAVYVHLRTAVKDVFPSTWDCWAGGVVAAGETPAECARRELAEELGVQGVEPVPLFTKVYDDGRNRCHNFAFEVRWDGPIRHQPEEIVEGRWIPLAELRAWVEDPAPELPFIPDGREGVQEWFRRYG, via the coding sequence ATGCCAGGCAGTGACGAACTCGTTGCCCGCTATGACCAGGCCGGCTCGGTCGTCGGCACGGCCACCCGCGCCCGCGTCCGCGCCGAGGGCCTGTGGCACGCCGCCGGCGTCGTCCTGGTCCGTTCGGGTGACGGAAAGGCCGTCTACGTGCACCTCCGCACCGCGGTGAAGGACGTGTTCCCGTCGACGTGGGACTGCTGGGCCGGCGGCGTGGTCGCGGCCGGCGAGACCCCGGCCGAGTGCGCCCGCCGCGAGCTGGCCGAGGAGCTCGGCGTCCAGGGGGTGGAACCCGTGCCGCTGTTCACCAAGGTCTACGACGACGGCCGCAACCGCTGTCACAACTTCGCCTTCGAGGTCCGCTGGGACGGGCCCATCCGCCACCAGCCCGAAGAGATCGTCGAAGGCCGCTGGATCCCCTTGGCGGAGCTGCGCGCCTGGGTCGAAGACCCGGCCCCCGAGCTGCCCTTCATCCCCGACGGCCGCGAAGGCGTCCAGGAGTGGTTCCGCCGCTACGGCTGA
- the dop gene encoding depupylase/deamidase Dop produces MRRIMGTEVEYGISVPGDATANPVLTSTQVVLAYAAAADIPRARRARWDYEVESPLRDARGFDLTGPGGPGHDPDVEDLGAANVILTNGARLYVDHAHPEYSAPEVTNARDAVIWDKAGERVMEEAAMKAASVPGQPQLQLYKNNVDGKGASYGTHENYLMARSTPFTAVIAGLTPFFVSRQVVTGSGRVGIGPQSEEAGFQLSQRADYIEVEVGLETTLKRGIINTRDEPHADADKYRRLHVIIGDANMSEYSTYLKVGTTALVLDLIEAGIRFDDLKLDEPVKAVHQISHDPTLKTQVALANGKKYTGLDLQFAYHEIASQNLERTGADQASKEVLRVWGEILDALARDPQECADRLDWPAKLRLLEGYRQRDNLAWGAPRLRLVDLQYSDVRLAKGLYNRLVTRGSMKRLVSEEEVLAAVTTPPSDTRAYFRGRALEKYATSIAAASWDSVIFDVGKESLVRIPTLEPLRGTKAHVGKLLDEAATAEELVEALTGSD; encoded by the coding sequence ATGCGGCGGATCATGGGAACCGAAGTCGAGTACGGCATCTCCGTGCCGGGCGACGCGACGGCGAACCCGGTACTCACCTCCACCCAGGTCGTCCTCGCCTACGCGGCGGCGGCCGACATCCCGCGCGCCCGGCGGGCGCGGTGGGACTACGAGGTGGAGTCCCCGCTGCGCGACGCGCGCGGGTTCGACCTCACCGGGCCCGGCGGGCCTGGCCACGACCCGGACGTCGAGGACCTGGGCGCGGCGAACGTCATCCTGACCAACGGGGCGCGGCTGTACGTCGACCACGCGCACCCGGAGTACTCGGCGCCCGAGGTGACCAACGCCCGGGACGCGGTCATCTGGGACAAGGCGGGCGAGCGGGTGATGGAGGAGGCGGCGATGAAGGCCGCGTCCGTGCCGGGCCAGCCGCAGCTGCAGCTGTACAAGAACAACGTGGACGGCAAGGGCGCCAGCTACGGCACGCACGAGAACTACCTGATGGCGCGGTCGACGCCGTTCACCGCGGTGATCGCGGGGCTGACGCCGTTCTTCGTCTCGCGCCAGGTCGTGACCGGCTCCGGCCGGGTCGGGATCGGGCCGCAGAGCGAGGAAGCCGGGTTCCAGCTCTCCCAGCGTGCGGACTACATCGAGGTCGAGGTCGGCCTGGAGACGACGCTGAAGCGCGGGATCATCAACACCCGCGACGAGCCGCACGCGGACGCGGACAAGTACCGTCGGCTGCACGTCATCATCGGCGACGCGAACATGTCGGAGTACTCGACGTACCTCAAGGTCGGGACGACCGCGCTGGTGCTGGACCTGATCGAGGCGGGCATCCGCTTCGACGACCTGAAGCTGGACGAGCCGGTCAAGGCCGTGCACCAGATCAGCCACGACCCGACGCTGAAGACGCAGGTCGCGCTGGCCAACGGCAAGAAGTACACCGGGCTGGACCTGCAGTTCGCCTACCACGAGATCGCTTCGCAGAACCTGGAGCGCACGGGTGCGGACCAGGCGTCGAAGGAGGTGCTGCGGGTCTGGGGCGAGATCCTGGACGCGCTGGCGCGCGATCCGCAGGAGTGCGCGGACCGGCTGGACTGGCCGGCGAAGCTGCGGCTGCTCGAGGGCTACCGGCAGCGGGACAACCTCGCGTGGGGCGCGCCGCGGCTGCGGCTGGTCGACCTGCAGTACTCGGACGTGCGGCTGGCGAAGGGCCTGTACAACCGGCTGGTGACGCGCGGGTCGATGAAGCGGCTGGTGTCGGAGGAGGAAGTGCTGGCCGCGGTGACGACGCCGCCGTCGGACACGCGGGCCTACTTCCGGGGCCGGGCGCTGGAGAAGTACGCGACGTCGATCGCGGCGGCGTCCTGGGATTCGGTCATCTTCGACGTGGGCAAGGAGTCGCTGGTGCGGATCCCGACCCTGGAGCCGCTGCGCGGGACGAAGGCGCACGTCGGCAAGCTGCTGGACGAGGCCGCGACGGCGGAGGAGCTGGTGGAGGCGCTCACCGGTTCGGACTAG
- a CDS encoding ubiquitin-like protein Pup, with amino-acid sequence MAQEKIEKHGGGDSDEEFDDTGAAGQERREKLGEDVDTILDEIDDVLEENAEDFVRAYVQKGGE; translated from the coding sequence ATGGCCCAGGAAAAGATCGAAAAGCACGGCGGCGGCGACTCCGACGAGGAGTTCGACGACACCGGCGCGGCGGGTCAGGAGCGGCGCGAGAAGCTCGGCGAGGACGTGGACACGATCCTCGACGAGATCGACGACGTGCTCGAGGAGAACGCCGAGGACTTCGTCCGGGCCTACGTGCAGAAGGGCGGCGAGTAA
- the prcB gene encoding proteasome subunit beta, protein MDNTRGISGPALPAAYFSSATSSFSDFLREQAPELLPHRRVAPGAAELGVPHGTTIVACTFAGGVLIAGDRRATSGNLIASRDIEKVHVTDEYSAVGIAGTAGLAVEMVRLYAVELAHYEKIEGVSLSLDGKTNKLAGMVKANLEMAMAGLAAIPLFVGYDLEAEDAKHAGRIVSYDAAGGRYEEHGGYASIGSGSLFAKSALKKLHDPDADAEGAVRVAVEALYDAADDDTASGGPDLVRRIFPSVVTVTAEQGAVQLPESETAAVAEAVVQGRIERHQRRLS, encoded by the coding sequence ATGGACAACACCAGGGGCATCTCGGGTCCCGCGCTGCCCGCGGCGTACTTTTCGTCGGCGACGTCGTCGTTTTCGGACTTCCTGCGTGAGCAGGCGCCGGAGCTGCTGCCGCACCGGCGGGTGGCGCCGGGCGCGGCGGAGCTGGGCGTGCCGCACGGCACCACGATCGTCGCGTGCACGTTCGCGGGCGGCGTGCTGATCGCGGGTGACCGGCGGGCGACGTCGGGCAACCTGATCGCGAGCCGCGACATCGAGAAGGTGCACGTCACCGACGAGTACTCGGCGGTGGGCATCGCGGGCACGGCGGGGCTGGCCGTGGAGATGGTGCGGCTGTACGCGGTGGAGCTGGCGCACTACGAGAAGATCGAGGGCGTTTCGCTGTCGCTGGACGGCAAGACGAACAAGCTGGCCGGGATGGTCAAGGCCAACCTCGAGATGGCGATGGCGGGGCTGGCGGCGATTCCGCTGTTCGTGGGGTACGACCTGGAGGCCGAGGACGCCAAGCACGCGGGGCGGATCGTGTCGTACGACGCCGCGGGCGGCCGGTACGAGGAGCACGGCGGCTACGCGTCGATCGGTTCGGGTTCGCTGTTCGCGAAATCCGCGCTCAAGAAGCTGCACGACCCGGACGCCGACGCCGAGGGCGCCGTGCGGGTCGCGGTGGAGGCGCTGTACGACGCGGCGGACGACGACACCGCGTCGGGCGGGCCGGACCTGGTGCGCCGGATCTTCCCGAGCGTCGTGACGGTCACCGCGGAGCAGGGTGCGGTGCAGCTGCCGGAGTCGGAGACGGCCGCGGTGGCCGAGGCCGTCGTGCAGGGGCGCATCGAGCGCCACCAGCGCCGGCTCTCCTGA
- the prcA gene encoding proteasome subunit alpha, with amino-acid sequence MTMPLYASPEQLMRERSELARKGIARGRSVVVLKYAGGVLFVAENPSATLHKVSEIYDRIGFAAVGRYSEFENLRVAGIRHADLKGYQYDRRDVSARALANAYAATLGSIFTEQLKPFEVEICVAEVGTTAAEDQLYRLTYDGSIFDEPQYVVMGGQTDKISAKLKETFEDGLELQAALSVAVKALRAPSQPQASSSASSSGSASSSSNAAANGNGDGDPIKLEVAVLDRDRPRRSFRRLTGAALDSLLPVPDPKVDEPEAKPEGE; translated from the coding sequence GTGACGATGCCGTTGTATGCCTCTCCCGAGCAGCTGATGCGGGAGCGTTCCGAGCTGGCGCGCAAGGGCATCGCGCGCGGCCGGAGCGTGGTGGTGCTGAAGTACGCGGGCGGCGTGCTGTTCGTGGCGGAGAACCCGTCGGCGACGTTGCACAAGGTGTCCGAGATCTACGACCGGATCGGGTTCGCCGCGGTCGGGCGCTACAGCGAGTTCGAGAACCTGCGCGTGGCGGGTATCCGGCACGCGGACCTGAAGGGCTACCAGTACGACCGGCGTGACGTGAGCGCGCGGGCGCTGGCGAACGCGTACGCGGCGACGCTGGGCAGCATCTTCACCGAGCAGCTGAAGCCGTTCGAGGTGGAGATCTGCGTGGCGGAGGTGGGGACGACCGCGGCGGAGGACCAGCTGTACCGGCTGACCTACGACGGGTCGATCTTCGACGAGCCGCAGTACGTGGTGATGGGCGGCCAGACGGACAAGATCTCGGCGAAGCTGAAGGAGACGTTCGAGGACGGCCTGGAGCTGCAGGCGGCGCTGAGCGTGGCGGTGAAGGCCCTGCGGGCCCCGAGCCAGCCGCAGGCTTCGTCGTCGGCGTCTTCGTCGGGCTCTGCGTCTTCGTCGTCGAACGCGGCGGCGAACGGCAACGGCGACGGCGACCCGATCAAGCTGGAGGTGGCGGTCCTCGACCGCGACCGCCCGCGGCGTTCGTTCCGGCGCCTCACCGGCGCGGCCCTGGACTCGCTGCTGCCGGTGCCGGACCCGAAGGTCGACGAGCCGGAGGCCAAGCCCGAAGGCGAGTGA
- a CDS encoding methyltransferase domain-containing protein has product MHAAWLAADGHSVHLIDLVPAHAARAATLPGVTASAGDARALAAADSSADAVLLLGPLYHLVDVADRARALAEARRVLRPGGLLAAAGISRYLSLLETGAAGTLTADVAGPVGQVIETGAYDGHIGFVPTHWHTATELREEVAAAGFPGPEVFGVEGPAWPALDAAGTGAFPDRARSALRAARLVERDPRLIDASAHLLAVAYRPG; this is encoded by the coding sequence GTGCACGCGGCCTGGCTCGCCGCCGACGGCCACTCGGTCCACCTGATCGACCTCGTCCCCGCCCACGCCGCCCGGGCCGCGACGCTGCCCGGCGTCACGGCCTCCGCCGGGGACGCCCGCGCGTTGGCCGCGGCGGACTCGTCCGCCGACGCGGTCCTGCTGCTCGGCCCGCTCTACCACCTCGTCGACGTTGCAGACCGCGCTCGCGCACTGGCCGAAGCCCGGCGGGTGCTGCGTCCGGGTGGGCTGCTCGCCGCCGCGGGCATCAGCCGTTACCTCTCGCTGCTGGAGACGGGCGCGGCCGGCACGCTGACCGCCGACGTCGCCGGACCGGTGGGGCAGGTCATCGAGACCGGCGCGTACGACGGCCACATCGGTTTCGTGCCCACGCACTGGCACACGGCCACCGAGCTGCGCGAGGAAGTCGCCGCGGCAGGCTTCCCGGGCCCCGAGGTGTTCGGGGTCGAAGGCCCCGCGTGGCCCGCGCTCGACGCCGCCGGGACCGGCGCGTTCCCGGACCGTGCTCGATCGGCCCTGCGCGCCGCCCGGCTCGTCGAGCGGGACCCGCGGCTCATCGACGCTTCCGCCCACCTGCTGGCCGTCGCCTACCGGCCGGGATGA
- a CDS encoding alpha/beta hydrolase, protein MDGHGLASVIHRVAADPVLPGDVTARARDLGPFESPLIWLTFASAAVAVLAAVIALWYRRRVRRWGFTAFGVLLLLAAVTALNSYVGYVRTSDDFARLLQKGPGIANLAGRLLDDGKGAPDPSDDDDSAAAASSRPATAAPGQKIDVVQIADPAHGVPSGSNYVILPPGYFDPANAARRYPVVYLIHGYPFGGPRDWLTSGDAPGTLLALQQHNVTEPMIVVSVDMTAGNPATDWECLDVPGGPQLETYLARTVVPAIDKRYRTLADRGHRALGGMSGGGFGALNIGLHHVDEFGTLVISLPYDDLNDSVGVLDGNQAAIAANTPRRYLPTMDFPAKIAVMLAVGTGAPTDVKTANRIATALRARGQEAVVHAERGFNHTWHTARATLPYLLAFADQNFRASPPTS, encoded by the coding sequence ATGGACGGACACGGCCTGGCGAGCGTCATCCACCGGGTCGCGGCCGACCCCGTGCTGCCCGGCGACGTCACCGCCCGCGCCCGCGACCTCGGCCCGTTCGAGTCGCCGCTGATCTGGCTCACCTTCGCCTCGGCCGCCGTCGCGGTCCTGGCCGCGGTGATCGCGCTGTGGTACCGGCGCCGGGTCCGCCGCTGGGGCTTCACCGCCTTCGGCGTCCTGCTGCTGCTCGCGGCAGTCACTGCCCTGAACAGCTACGTCGGCTACGTGCGGACCTCCGACGACTTCGCGCGCCTGCTCCAGAAAGGCCCCGGCATCGCCAACCTCGCCGGCCGCCTGCTCGACGACGGCAAGGGAGCCCCGGACCCGTCGGACGACGACGACAGCGCGGCGGCGGCATCCTCCCGCCCCGCCACCGCGGCCCCCGGCCAGAAGATCGACGTCGTCCAGATCGCCGACCCCGCGCACGGCGTCCCCTCCGGCAGCAACTACGTGATCCTGCCGCCCGGTTACTTCGACCCCGCCAACGCCGCCCGCCGCTACCCCGTGGTCTACCTGATCCACGGCTACCCGTTCGGCGGTCCCCGCGACTGGCTGACCTCCGGCGACGCGCCAGGGACGCTCCTGGCGCTCCAGCAGCACAACGTGACCGAGCCGATGATCGTGGTCAGCGTCGACATGACCGCGGGCAACCCGGCCACCGACTGGGAGTGCCTCGACGTCCCCGGCGGCCCGCAGCTGGAGACCTACCTCGCCCGCACGGTCGTCCCGGCGATCGACAAGCGCTACCGCACCCTGGCCGACCGCGGCCACCGGGCACTGGGCGGCATGTCCGGCGGCGGCTTCGGCGCGCTCAACATCGGGCTCCACCACGTCGACGAGTTCGGCACGCTGGTGATCTCCCTGCCGTACGACGACCTCAACGACTCCGTCGGCGTCCTCGACGGCAACCAGGCCGCGATCGCGGCGAACACCCCGCGGCGGTACCTGCCGACCATGGACTTCCCGGCGAAGATCGCGGTGATGCTCGCGGTCGGCACGGGCGCGCCGACCGACGTCAAGACGGCCAACCGGATCGCCACAGCCCTCCGCGCCCGCGGGCAGGAAGCGGTGGTCCACGCCGAACGCGGCTTCAACCACACGTGGCACACCGCGCGGGCGACACTGCCGTACCTGCTGGCGTTCGCCGACCAGAACTTCCGGGCTTCACCGCCGACGTCCTGA
- a CDS encoding bifunctional phosphatase PAP2/diacylglycerol kinase family protein, producing MSHQLIRAFRRVGRTDRALMRRSAAIPASRADDALKALSRSANKSRLWWAVAALLATRQGATRRGALRGVVAIAGASAAANLIGKPLFPRRRPAEEETPVRRRLRKRPTSSSFPSGHSASAAAFATAVAMESPRAGLAVAPLALAVAYSRVHTGVHWPSDVGVGLGIGVGVGLATRHWWPLHDDVPGRTAHDAEAPEMADGEDMLVLVNPKSGIDGQDPTEEARYAWPKAEILYPDPDRDLRAQLEAEIDARGTVRALGVAGGDGTVAAVASVAAERDLPLALIPAGTLNHFARDVGVHAMSDADAATETGNAVGIDLGEVEIAGADGTAHRWFVNTASLGGYPEMVRLREKLQEKHPKWPSAAIALARTLRHAKPLNVRLNGRRTQVWLLFVGNGTYAPKGFAPSRRPALDTGLLDIRYLRADLPYSRARFLAAMITRSLAASHVYQELDLPELDVELLDGHRRVATDGEVGPLGNRFRFRSRPSALTIYRL from the coding sequence TTGTCACATCAGCTCATCCGGGCCTTCCGGCGGGTCGGCCGGACCGATCGCGCCCTGATGCGGCGCAGCGCGGCGATCCCCGCCTCGCGCGCCGACGACGCCCTGAAGGCCCTGTCGAGATCGGCCAACAAGTCCCGGCTCTGGTGGGCCGTCGCCGCGCTGCTGGCCACGCGCCAGGGCGCGACCCGCCGCGGCGCGCTGCGCGGGGTCGTCGCGATCGCCGGGGCCAGCGCCGCGGCCAACCTGATCGGCAAGCCGCTGTTCCCCCGCCGCCGCCCGGCCGAGGAAGAGACGCCCGTGCGCCGCCGCCTGCGGAAACGCCCGACGTCCTCGTCGTTCCCGTCCGGCCACTCCGCCTCCGCGGCGGCCTTCGCGACGGCGGTGGCGATGGAGTCGCCCCGCGCCGGTCTCGCCGTGGCGCCGCTCGCGCTGGCCGTCGCCTACTCCCGCGTCCACACCGGCGTGCACTGGCCCTCGGACGTGGGTGTCGGCCTGGGCATCGGCGTCGGCGTGGGCCTCGCGACCCGGCACTGGTGGCCGCTGCACGACGACGTCCCGGGCCGGACCGCCCACGACGCCGAGGCGCCCGAGATGGCCGACGGGGAAGACATGCTCGTGCTGGTCAACCCGAAGTCCGGGATCGACGGGCAGGACCCGACCGAGGAGGCCCGCTACGCCTGGCCCAAGGCCGAGATCCTCTACCCGGACCCCGATCGCGACCTGCGCGCCCAGCTCGAAGCGGAGATCGACGCGCGCGGGACGGTCCGCGCGCTGGGCGTCGCGGGCGGGGACGGCACCGTGGCCGCGGTCGCCTCCGTCGCCGCCGAACGCGACCTGCCGCTCGCGCTGATCCCGGCCGGAACGCTCAACCACTTCGCCCGCGACGTCGGCGTCCACGCCATGTCCGACGCCGACGCGGCGACCGAGACCGGCAACGCCGTCGGCATCGACCTCGGCGAGGTCGAAATCGCCGGGGCCGACGGCACCGCCCACCGCTGGTTCGTCAACACCGCCAGCCTCGGCGGCTACCCGGAGATGGTCCGGCTGCGCGAGAAGCTGCAGGAGAAGCACCCGAAGTGGCCCTCGGCCGCGATCGCGCTGGCCCGCACGCTGCGGCACGCCAAGCCGCTGAACGTCCGGCTCAACGGCAGGCGCACCCAGGTCTGGCTGCTGTTCGTCGGCAACGGCACGTACGCGCCCAAGGGCTTCGCCCCCAGCCGCCGGCCCGCGCTCGACACCGGCCTCCTCGACATCCGCTACCTGCGTGCCGACCTGCCCTACTCGCGGGCCCGGTTCCTGGCGGCGATGATCACCCGCAGCCTCGCCGCCAGCCACGTCTACCAGGAGCTCGACCTGCCCGAGCTGGACGTCGAGCTGCTCGACGGCCACCGCCGCGTCGCCACCGACGGCGAGGTCGGCCCGCTCGGCAACCGGTTCCGCTTCCGGTCCCGGCCCAGCGCGCTGACCATCTACCGCCTTTAA